In Apium graveolens cultivar Ventura chromosome 10, ASM990537v1, whole genome shotgun sequence, the following are encoded in one genomic region:
- the LOC141691921 gene encoding uncharacterized protein LOC141691921, producing the protein MEREKRGPPTSAAPSPFTAAIRSSPLPRVPEMTRCRLFAAPLRGSAQQWFSKLGPASIRTWRQHQAKVGGALGRILSSVQRRSSQGEGASEETIKNFLITGLKEGSKFWKSLQASEPRTLVEFYEQAEPFKRVEKSMRELKISENYRDKRDRSSSPDERRKTYRRSSSPKKSARGKETNKDSGRPYTSKWQTHTPLVASIDHIYATYAGKGVFRKAAPLTDYNKRDISKYCGYHDATGHDTADCRQLRDEIETLIRQGKLTEWVIKEVRKHVTDYHTVPPPPPEDK; encoded by the exons ATGGAGCGAGAGAAGAGGGGGCCCCCAACCTCAGCTGCCCCTTCTCCGTTTACGGCTGCTATCCGATCATCCCCCTTACCTCGG GTGCCGGAGATGACCCGCTGCAGACTCTTCGCGGCACCACTCAGAGgtagtgcccaacaatggttctccaagttgggACCTGCTAGCATAAGGACATGGCG CCAACATCAAGCAAAGGTAGGGGGAGCCCTTGGCAGAATACTTTCGTCGGTTCAACGCCGAAGTTCCCAAGGTGAGGGGGCCAGTGAGGAGACCATTAAGAATTTCTTGATTACAGGGTTGAAAGAAGGGTCAAAATTCTGGAAGAGCCTTCAGGCGAGTGAGCCGAGAACCTTGGTCGAGTTCTATGAGCAAGCTGAACCCTTTAAGAGGGTAGAGAAGTCGATGAGAGAGTTGAAAATCAGCGAGAACTATCGAGATAAGAGAGACCGGTCTTCGAGCCCTGATGAGAGGAGAAAGACGTATCGGCGTAGCTCAAGCCCCAAAAAGTCTGCCCGAGGTAAAGAGACAAACAAAGATTCGGGGAGACCTTATACAAGTAAATGGCAGACACACACCCCTCTGGTAGCCTCTATCGACCACATATATGCTACCTATGCTGGGAAAGGGGTATTCAGGAAGGCAGCCCCTCTCACAGACTATAACAAGAGGGACATTTCGAAGTATTGCGGATACCATGATGCCACGGGGCACGATACAGCTGATTGCAGGCAATTGAGGGATGAAATCGAGACGTTGATAAGACAAGGGAAGCTTACAGAGTGGGTTATCAAGGAGGTTCGAAAGCACGTAACTGATTATCATACGGTCCCTCCTCCACCCCCAGAGGATAAATAA
- the LOC141693769 gene encoding uncharacterized protein LOC141693769: MEDNDKHKPTYKDYYQILEVDYDATEENIKLSYKKLALKWHPDKHKGDSAVTTKFQSINEAYTVLSDPDKRLEYDLTGNYEVEKYTLPEYLTRFKGMILTCNGLGLGHTAIWSQQLMESSEFDDK, translated from the exons ATGGAAGACAATGATAAACATAAACCCACTTACAAG GATTATTATCAAATTCTAGAAGTAGATTACGATGCTACGGAGGAGAACATCAAACTAAGTTACAAAAAACTTGCACTG AAGTGGCATCCTGACAAACACAAAGGTGATTCTGCCGTCACTACAAAATTTCAATCAATCAATGAAGCTTACACAG TGTTAAGTGATCCTGATAAGCGGCTTGAGTATGACTTAACTGGGAACTATGAAGTTGAGAAGTATACTTTACCG GAATACTTAACTAGATTTAAAGGGATGATACTTACCTGTAATGGGCTGGGTCTCGGTCACACAGCAATTTG GTCGCAACAGTTGATGGAATCTAGCGAGTTTGATGATAAATAA
- the LOC141689053 gene encoding putative gamma-glutamylcyclotransferase At3g02910 — protein MGGDNTETKTNQTLIFTYGTLKRGFPNHNLLAEMLSSGDAAFLGVYTTADKLPLVCGPYKVPFLLNFPGSGNQVTGELYSVSDKALVRIDELEGVSTGHYQRMPVRLSSGTLAQAYYGHHDYAMDLWKRNGELGFESYTEMQAKGYVRRGDRPRGVSFLEHIKNFVS, from the coding sequence ATGGGCGGAGACAACACCGAAACCAAAACCAACCAAACACTAATCTTCACCTACGGAACCCTAAAACGAGGTTTCCCAAACCACAATCTCCTGGCCGAAATGCTATCCTCAGGCGACGCTGCTTTTCTCGGCGTTTACACAACAGCCGACAAGCTTCCTTTGGTTTGCGGCCCTTACAAAGTCCCTTTCTTATTGAATTTTCCAGGATCAGGCAATCAGGTTACGGGAGAATTATATTCGGTGTCTGACAAGGCCCTGGTTCGAATCGATGAGCTTGAAGGTGTTAGCACTGGACACTACCAACGAATGCCTGTCAGACTTAGTAGTGGTACATTGGCACAGGCTTATTATGGCCATCATGATTATGCTATGGATCTTTGGAAGAGGAATGGGGAGCTAGGGTTTGAATCTTACACGGAGATGCAGGCGAAAGGGTATGTCAGACGAGGTGATCGCCCCAGGGGCGTGTCGTTTTTGGAGCATATAAAGAATTTCGTATCTTGA
- the LOC141691922 gene encoding uncharacterized protein LOC141691922 produces the protein MGDIACIRELAIQLKVSSTTANRMIKRELIKPHTNPLHPALKEANIFQRVEWVLNLLMGDTPTTKRQYYPMYNFIHIDDKWFYLSKKSQRVYLERNKKGKYRAAKSSKFIPKVMFTATVARPRFNAENECTFDGKINIFPFTYQEPAKRASKYRVKGTVITKIVESVGKKETMNILINVIIPTNMQKWPASEGHKTIYIQQDNARTHICHEDP, from the coding sequence ATGGGGGACATAGCATGCATAAGAGAATTGGCAATACAACTGAAAGTATCTTCAACTACAGCAAACAGAATGATAAAGAGGGAACTCATTAAACCTCACACAAACCCTTTACATCCTGCTTTGAAAGAGGCAAATATATTTCAAAGGGTTGAATGGGTTCTAAATTTGCTAATGGGAGACACACCAACAACAAAGAGACAATATTATCCCATGTACAACTTCATACACATTGATGATAAGTGGTTTTATCTAAGCAAAAAATCACAGAGGGTGTACCTGGAAAGAAATAAAAAAGGCAAATACAGGGCAGCCAAGTCAAGCAAATTCATACCTAAAGTTATGTTCACAGCAACTGTAGCAAGACCAAGATTTAATGCAGAAAATGAGTGTACCTTTGATGGGAAGATAAACATCTTCCCATTCACTTACCAAGAACCAGCCAAGAGGGCATCCAAATACAGAGTAAAGGGGACAGTTATCACCAAGATAGTTGAATCAGTGGGGAAAAAGGAAACAATGAACATATTAATCAATGTTATTATACCAACAAACATGCAGAAATGGCCAGCAAGTGAAGGTCATAAAACTATATACATACAGCAAGACAACGCAAGGACACACATATGCCACGAAGACCCATAG
- the LOC141692504 gene encoding protein RGF1 INDUCIBLE TRANSCRIPTION FACTOR 1-like: protein MILGNQNGVKEDDSKWPPWLKPLLGTRFFGQCKNHPSAHKSECNMYCLDCINGALCSICLSSHKDHRAIQIRRSSYHDVIRVSEIQKYLEITGIQTYVINSAKIVFLNERPQPRPGKGVTNTCLVCDRSLLDSFSFCSIGCKIVGTPKDFRKKKMSMEMGGSDYSEEESMIDIGNEGVKRIFRGFTPSTPPQMAGIYRSAKRRKGIPHRSPMGGSLILEYC from the exons ATGATTCTTGGCAATCAAAAT GGTGTGAAGGAGGATGATAGCAAGTGGCCACCATGGCTTAAACCACTTCTTGGTACGAGATTTTTTGGTCAATGCAAGAATCACCCAAGTGCTCACAAGAGTGAATGTAATATGTATTGCTTGGATTGCATCAATGGAGCTCTTTGTTCTATTTGTCTCTCTTCTCATAAGGATCATAGAGCCATTCAG ATAAGGAGATCATCATACCATGATGTGATCAGAGTTTCCGAGATTCAGAAGTACTTGGAGATTACAGGGATTCAGACTTATGTGATCAATAGTGCCAAAATTGTGTTCTTGAATGAGAGGCCTCAGCCTAGGCCTGGTAAAGGTGTCACCAACACTTGCCTTGTTTGTGATCGCAGCCTTCTCGATTCATTCTCCTTCTGCTCCATTGGCTGCAAG ATTGTTGGAACACCTAAGGACTTCCGAAAGAAGAAAATGTCCATGGAGATGGGTGGATCAGACTACTCGGAAGAAGAATCAATGATTGATATTGGAAATGAAGGCGTCAAAAGGATATTTCGAGGATTTACGCCATCGACACCACCTCAGATGGCCGGAATTTACCGGAGTGCAAAGAGGAGGAAGGGAATTCCACATAGATCTCCAATGGGGGGAAGCCTAATCTTGGAATATTGTTGA